In the Bacillota bacterium genome, GGTCCGGCGCGTTTGCGCCGGGCCCTCTTTGTACCTTGCAAGGAGGTGGTGCCCATGCCAGCGGTTGCAGAGCTGTTGGAACCTAAGGCTCTTGCCTTGGACCTGGTCGCAAGGGCCTCTCGCACAACGGATGCCGACCTTAAGGCGAGAGCCTGCGAGGCAAGCAGAGCGCTGGGAAGATGCGCCGGGCTTGCCTGTCGCGACTGCCCTCTCAACGTTCCGCAACGGTCCCGTTGTCCAGCCAAGCGCGCCTGAAACGAATGGTTCCGCCAGAAGGACCCCCGCACCAAAACGCAAGACCCCGCGCCTGAGAGGAAAGGTGGCGATGAAGGTGGACGTCACGAGGCCCCCGCCGCACAGGCGTCAGCGCAAATGGCTCCGCCGTGGGCTCTTGGGGCATGCACGCACACGATGCCGGCCCGATGGCCGGGGACAGTCAGTTAAACCACGACAAGGAGGTACCCGAGGAGATGGCGAGGATGATCGATGCGGAAACAGTTCACGCGGTAATCGGCGAGCTTGCCAAGGTTATCTCGTCCTTAGGCATTGACGATAGGGGCGCCTTTGAAAGCGCCAGGAGGCGCCTGGACGAGCGCGTGGTCACAGCCTACACGACTGAGATCATATAAGGCGTCGCAAATATCTACGTCAACAGGAGGCTGCCCTTGCCTAGCAAAACTGCGTGCGCGCAAGCCTCACCAAGGCGGATGAGGAGGAGACAAAAGGAGGATGAGAGAGATGGCTGAGTCGCTGGAAGACGTGCTCCTTGGAGCGTACGAGGGTCCTGACGAGATACCGGAGTCTGAGGAAGAAGAAGCTCCTCTGCGCGAGCGTTTCCGAATCCAAGACGATGCCCAGGCGAACTGGGCGGTCCGCAAGATAGCCCAGACCCGCCAGGAGCTCGCCACGGCAGAGGCGCTCGCGCATCAAGAGATCGAGCGCGTGGAGAGGTGGCTTGCGGACCGCCGCCGCGAGGCTGAGCGCACCGAGCGGTTCTTCACCGCCCTCCTCATGGAGTACTTCATCCCCAAGTTCGCCATCGACCCCAGGCGGAAGGCGGTGAAGCTCCCATCGGGCACGGTCCAGGTGAGGCAGCAGCAGCCAGAATTCAGGCGCAACGATGCTGTGCTTCTCGCCTGGCTCAAGGATCATGGCAGGTCCGATCTCATCAACGTGACGGAATCCCCCAAGTGGGCCGAGCTGAAGACGTAAGTCGAGATAGTCGGGCGCCACGTGGTGACCAAGGATGGCGAAGTTGTTGATGGCGTCGAGGTAATCGCCCGTCCGCCCTCGTTTAAGGTCGTGACAGGCGAGCCCAGATAGCGCGCCTGCGGTCTCCCCGTGCTACCTCCGGCATCTCTCCCGGCCCCGAGAGCACGCTCTCGCGAGCTTCCGAGGCCACCACAGATCCCCCTCCACTCGATATCCAACATCGCATCAGTCCAGCGATATAGCGAAAGGAGATGGTCCTTCGTGGACACGTACCCTGTGGCGGACATGGATGTCCATGACCTTGTTAGGCTCACCCTGAGAGAATCCGACGACGGGGAATGGGACGCGCTCTTCAGGCGGTTCAACAGCCCCGAGGCTCTTGCGATCTGGCTTTCGCAGGCGACGGTTGAGGAGATCGCCGAGATCAGGGGCGTTGGTATCCGCACTGCTGAAAGGGTAAAGGCCGCAATAGAGCTCGGCAAGCGCATCTCCCGCATCTCGCGGCCGAGGAAGAAGTTCGTCCACAAGCCGGGGGACGTGGCGGAGCTTCTCATGGAGGAGATGTGCCACCTCGACCGCGAGCACCTCAAGGTCGTGCTCCTCTCGGCGAAGAGCGAGGTGCTCACTGTGGAAACCGTCTCGATAGGCAGCCTCACGTCAGCTGAGGTCCACCCGAGGGAGGCGTTCAAGCCTGCCATCCGGCACAGCGCTGCCTCGATAATCATCGTCCACAATCACCCCTCAGGCGATCCCACCCCGAGCGCCGATGACGTGCTCATCACAAAGAGGCTAAAGCAAGCAGGCGACCTACTTGGCATCGACCTCCTCGACCACATCATCATCGGCGACCACAACTTTACAAGCATCAAGGAGCTCGGCCTTCTTGCTTAGCCCGCAGCGCCTCTAGACTCCATCCGATAGGCACCCCCTCTTGCGAGAGCAGCCCGCAATACATCCCAAGACCCCAATAGACCCCACAGCGGTCTTAGAAGGCCCTGGGGCAGCCCGTCCGAAGACCACCTACACGGAAAGGAGGGAACATACCCATGACGCCTTGGCGTGAACCAGATGTGCTGGGTCCTGGCGACTATGCTGTTTGGTACGGTCCTGAAGGACGCGACGGTGACTGCGCCGTCGAGGTGGACGGACCATACGTGCGCCAGTACCAGTGCGTCGTCGGCTACCTCGAAGACCATGACGGACCTCCGTTCCTATGCACGGAGACCTACCTCGATGACTGCCCCGAGGAGATCAGGCTGAGGGCAGCTATCGGCGTCGCTCATATCGCCGAATTCGGTGGTGAAGAGTCCTTCGTAGACGAACTGCCGTGACGACAGGTGGATACCCGAGAGCGCGCTTGCGCGAAGCGCCTCGCACGTCAACAATGCGGCCCTGAAGGGCCAGCGTACACGGTCGAACGCCCCGGAACGAATCGACGCACCGGGGCGTCCAGGTCCTTAGCAAGTCC is a window encoding:
- the radC gene encoding DNA repair protein RadC; its protein translation is MDTYPVADMDVHDLVRLTLRESDDGEWDALFRRFNSPEALAIWLSQATVEEIAEIRGVGIRTAERVKAAIELGKRISRISRPRKKFVHKPGDVAELLMEEMCHLDREHLKVVLLSAKSEVLTVETVSIGSLTSAEVHPREAFKPAIRHSAASIIIVHNHPSGDPTPSADDVLITKRLKQAGDLLGIDLLDHIIIGDHNFTSIKELGLLA